Within Alteromonas sp. LMIT006, the genomic segment TGTTTCAGTGAATGGACAATTTTCTTTAGCGCGACCCGCAATACCAGCCTGATAACCTTTTGCATGTGCACGGGCCATTTTGTCCCTTTTTTGTCTCTTCATTGGCATACCTCAATATGATATAGAATTACTATGTATGTTGAATATCATTCAACTTTATTATAAGTACTCCTGTTCAAAACGAGATGCAAGAGGACAGCTATCCTCTTTTTTGGGTTATATCTTAAAGTACTGAAAAGATTAATAAATAATCAATAAATCAATTTGTAATAAAACTGTCATTTTTAGATGAAACAGTAATAACAATAGTTCACTTGCGTCGTCTAAATGCTAACAAACCTAGAGTCAACAAAGCCCACAGAGACGATGATGCGCCCTTTCGCTCAGGAATAATATTATCTTGTGCATCGCAATCAATGACCTCGCCATCTGCTAATGGCTCTAATAGTACAGGAATAATTTTATCTACCATAACTGCCTGACCATCATCGTCCGTGACCAGTTCACCGCGTACATTACGCGCTTGCCGATTGACTAATGCATTCGCAAGAATAACGTTATCATCGTTAATGGCTTGCGCACTGACAATAGTATATGGCGCTTCACAACCAATCGCATCGTTCAAATCAATAAACTCATTTGTATCCGCGTAATATATAAAGCCATGACGACGACGGTTTTGCACATTTGCCGACTCGACCTCGCCTTCACCCACGATAATATTATTGTTATTTATATCGCGACCTAAGCTAGCTGAGCCTGGGAAAAAGTCATCTGGGAATGTCGCTTGCTGGGCATCTAAGTCATATAAATAAAACTTGGTACGGACCGTGCCATTTACCTCACGAGAATAAAAACCGGTCACCATATTACTGTCATTTACGTCGTAAGCTGAACTGGGTGTTTGACCGTTTTCATTCAGAAAAGGAGTAGTTTGTCCGTCAGCAAATATCGCTGCGGTTAAGAACCTTTGAATATCGCCATTGCTGTCGGCGAACGAAGATTCGCCCACAATAGTACCCGAGTCATTAATTGCCCGCGCATTACTGTAATAAATGCGTTCAATGGAATCATTAGGGTCACGCACAAAATCAAATGGGTAGGCAAAACTTTCCTGGTCGATGATTTGACCTGAGCTGTCCACTTCCCACTTCACTGCTTGTCTAAAATTAGTGGTTGCTAAAGCATTATTTCGAGCAATATTGCGATAACATGCCTCTAGAGGCTGATCGCCTCTTACAGTTTCATCATTACAGTCGTCAATTAAGACTTGAAACTGATTTGATATCGCAATTGTTTGATGCCCCACCACATGACGATTGCTATTGACTCCATTTGCTTCACTGACACCGCCAAGTGCAGCCTCAGCAGGAGTTAACTCAACAATGTTTCCATTTAGATTAATGAAACCGCGACGCTCGAACTCTGGTAAAACAAAGGTAATTTGTGTATCGTCGGCGTTAGTGTAATTTAGCTTATCAAACATGCCTTCACTGGTACCGACATAAAGGCTTGGAGATATCGCATCATTAATGTAGATATCTGGTCCAAAAGTATAACCATTGGTCTCATCGCGTTCTTCATCAAAACCGATCACACGTTGTGCCACCTGTCCATCTATTAGGTAAGATTGATATAAAGCAATTTGTTGAACAAATACATTATTTTCTCGAGAACCACTGCGCGCAAGGGCCACTAAATAGTTGTAATCATCAAAATTGGGATTGCCAGCACGTGCCGCATCAATATCGGTTAAGTTGTCTTGAAGGGTTTGCGAATCAAAGTTAATCAATGAAAAATCTAGTGGAGGATTGTAATGGTCTTGCACTACCACTCCAGGATTGCCTTGTTCATCAAGCGTTTGTGCAAACACATTGACACCGAGTTCTTCAGTGGGTAACTCGACCACAGAGTAAGTTGCAGCAAGGCTTGAAAATGACATTGAGATTGCCATTCCAAGCGCGGAAAGGTTAAGTGGCTTAGTCATGGCTGATAATGGACCTCGTGCTGAATGGTTCTTCATATTTTAACTACCGCTTATTTGTTCTTGTAATGCTTCTAGTTCGTCCCAACGTTCATAAGCTGTATCTAGCTGAGCTTGACATTCAGATAGCGCAGTAAACACTGGTTGTTGGTCAGCAGGTGTCTGAGCAAAAAAATCGCTGCTATTGATCTGCGTTTCTAGTGTTTGTAATTCTGCTTCTAATCGTTCAATGGTACTTGGAAGCTGCTCTAATTCTCGTCTATCTTTGTATGATAACTTGTTACTGGTTTTTGTGACAGATTTTGTTTGGCTTTTAGGACTCTGGCCAGTCACATTAGTTCCAGAAGCGGATCGTTCTGATGCTTTTTTGTCCTGTTCAGCATACCAACTGTGCGCTGCGCTATACCCACCCACAAATTCAGACAGCCTTCCATCACCCTCAAAGACCAGTGAACTCGTCACGACGTTATCGATAAATTCTCGGTCGTGACTGACCAAAATGACACTGCCCTCATAATCAACCAGCAATGACTCCAACAGTTCAAGTGTTTCAACATCCAAATCATTAGTGGGTTCATCCAAAATCAGTAAGTTGGAAGGTTTCAGCATCAGTTTTGCAAGCAGTACGCGGTTTTTCTCACCACCGGATAAGGCACTGACTGGGGCTTTAATTCGGTCTGGGGTAAACAAGTAATCTTGTAAATAGCTAATAATATGACGCGGTCGACCATTTACCATGACTTCTTGTTTGCCATCCGCAACACAATCCGCGACGGTGGCATTCAAATCGAGAGCTTCGCGATGTTGATCAAAATACGCAATTTCAAGATTGGCACCTTGTATTATAGAGCCACTATCGGGCTTTATTTCACCTAACAATAAACGGATCAACGTCGATTTGCCGCAACCATTGTCACCGATAAAAGCGATTTTATCGCCACGTGCAATGTAGAGATTCAAATCGTTAACAATGGTTTTGCCTTCAATTTGATAATGTAAACCTTCTACTTCAAAAACTCGCTTAC encodes:
- the rmf gene encoding ribosome modulation factor, coding for MKRQKRDKMARAHAKGYQAGIAGRAKENCPFTETDARSEWLGGWREAVEERISTFGMR
- a CDS encoding DUF3466 family protein codes for the protein MKNHSARGPLSAMTKPLNLSALGMAISMSFSSLAATYSVVELPTEELGVNVFAQTLDEQGNPGVVVQDHYNPPLDFSLINFDSQTLQDNLTDIDAARAGNPNFDDYNYLVALARSGSRENNVFVQQIALYQSYLIDGQVAQRVIGFDEERDETNGYTFGPDIYINDAISPSLYVGTSEGMFDKLNYTNADDTQITFVLPEFERRGFINLNGNIVELTPAEAALGGVSEANGVNSNRHVVGHQTIAISNQFQVLIDDCNDETVRGDQPLEACYRNIARNNALATTNFRQAVKWEVDSSGQIIDQESFAYPFDFVRDPNDSIERIYYSNARAINDSGTIVGESSFADSNGDIQRFLTAAIFADGQTTPFLNENGQTPSSAYDVNDSNMVTGFYSREVNGTVRTKFYLYDLDAQQATFPDDFFPGSASLGRDINNNNIIVGEGEVESANVQNRRRHGFIYYADTNEFIDLNDAIGCEAPYTIVSAQAINDDNVILANALVNRQARNVRGELVTDDDGQAVMVDKIIPVLLEPLADGEVIDCDAQDNIIPERKGASSSLWALLTLGLLAFRRRK
- a CDS encoding ABC transporter ATP-binding protein; this translates as MSVFQIRQGTVIYGQPPLLDGIDLVLESKERVCIVGRNGSGKSTLMKVIAGEVILDDGQRVVENGISIARLPQDPPESVEMTLFDYVAEGLAEVGKLLQAYHEQSNLVAQDPSEQNIQRLTQFQEQLDTHNAWQFENAIAATLSLLKLPAEVSLSTLSGGWRRKAALARALVTKPDILLLDEPTNHLDIAMVKWLEQSLTQYQGCIVFISHDRAFIRSMATRIVDLDRGQLTSYPGDYATYLDKKAHDLAVEEEHNAQFDKKLAQEEVWIRQGIKARRTRNEGRVRALKKLREQHSARRKVQGSAKIASQSVAPSGKRVFEVEGLHYQIEGKTIVNDLNLYIARGDKIAFIGDNGCGKSTLIRLLLGEIKPDSGSIIQGANLEIAYFDQHREALDLNATVADCVADGKQEVMVNGRPRHIISYLQDYLFTPDRIKAPVSALSGGEKNRVLLAKLMLKPSNLLILDEPTNDLDVETLELLESLLVDYEGSVILVSHDREFIDNVVTSSLVFEGDGRLSEFVGGYSAAHSWYAEQDKKASERSASGTNVTGQSPKSQTKSVTKTSNKLSYKDRRELEQLPSTIERLEAELQTLETQINSSDFFAQTPADQQPVFTALSECQAQLDTAYERWDELEALQEQISGS